The Huiozyma naganishii CBS 8797 chromosome 1, complete genome genome window below encodes:
- the RFC1 gene encoding replication factor C subunit 1 (similar to Saccharomyces cerevisiae RFC1 (YOR217W); ancestral locus Anc_8.637), with product MVDITDFFGGGKKLGGSKRSAPELRPETKPAPSAKVHDVIDLDDDDDDEDASLLELGSDKKRAKRETVLLDSPLPKAAHKVQRKPPTATSIPKQPIKPAKQSPPSLVPAASASSSGVTAQDVLARIPSLDLDAVHVKEGAKFDFSRGGASGADARGADGIPEDFXXXXXXDAAESLAKRYGARVTKSISGKTSVVILGDDAGPKKLEKIKKLKIKAIDENGFKELVARMPASGGDGDAAAKARKKLDDEEAQTRRDVELLVKAEDEKKRQRVKLEGSSELEVRPEVREEDKLWTVRYAPTNLSQICGNKGPVTKLRNWLQNWEASKRNGFKNPGRDGSGIFRTAMLSGPPGIGKTTAAHLLCEELGYDILEKNASDVRSKSLLNAGVKNALGNMSVVGYFKQKDNYEDINGKKFVVIMDEVDGMSGGDRGGVGQLAQYCRKTDTPMILICNERNLPKMRPFDRTCLDIQFRRPDANSIRARLMTIAVREGFQLDPTIIDKLVQSTRGDIRQIINLLSTISKTTKKIGHGNINEITKSWEKNVALKPFDITHKMLDGRIYTELGSSSFTLNDKIALYFDDFDFTPLMIQENYIHCNPGNLPPGVTPLMAVANAADSISQGDLVERKIRSTEQLWSLLPLHAVMSSVRPASMVAGHMSGRINFTSWLGQNSKMGKYYRLLQELQYHTRLSTSADKTALRLSYMSLLKNRLLMPLLKSGSEGVPTVIDFMDSYYLTKEDWDTVMEFMIGPDRTDVVIKKIPTAVKSGFTRKYNSMTHPVAIYKTGMSIGSGAGAASAPDFEDIVDADTAATPAEEDEDKDQEQDLKKDKLIKQKARPTKRKTAAGKAGTSAPKRRKTK from the coding sequence ATGGTGGATATCACAGACTTCTTTGGAGGAGGGAAAAAATTGGGGGGCTCGAAGAGAAGCGCGCCAGAGTTGCGTCCGGAGACAAAACCAGCTCCCTCGGCAAAGGTGCATGATGTCATTGATTtggacgacgatgacgatgatgaagatgcaTCGCTGTTAGAATTGGGATCAGATAAGAAGCGCGCAAAGAGGGAGACAGTTCTGTTAGACTCCCCATTGCCTAAGGCAGCACATAAAGTTCAGAGGAAACCACCAACTGCTACTTCGATCCCTAAGCAACCCATCAAGCCTGCAAAACAGAGTCCTCCTTCGCTCGTACCAGCAGCAAGTGCATCGAGTAGTGGGGTAACTGCTCAGGATGTGCTAGCTAGAATCCCGTCCTTGGATTTGGATGCTGTCCATGTCAAGGAGGGTGCTAAATTTGATTTCAGCAGAGGCGGTGCTAGCGGTGCTGATGCTAGAGGTGCGGATGGGATACCGGAAGATTTCNNNNNNNNNNNNNNNNNNGATGCAGCGGAGAGTCTAGCGAAGAGGTATGGGGCCCGCGTCACGAAATCGATTTCGGGGAAGACATCTGTGGTGATCCTCGGTGACGATGCTGGTCcgaagaaactggaaaagatcaagaaactgaaaatcAAAGCCATTGACGAGAATgggttcaaagaattggtTGCTCGGATGCCCGCTTCcggtggtgatggtgatgcTGCAGCGAAAGCTCGAAAGAAATtggatgatgaggaagCACAGACGAGACGAGACGTTGAGTTGTTGGTGAAGGCTGAggatgaaaagaaaagacaacGCGTTAAATTAGAGGGCAGTTCTGAGTTGGAGGTCCGTCCCGAAGTGAGAGAAGAGGACAAACTGTGGACCGTGAGATACGCGCCCACAAACCTTTCCCAAATTTGCGGTAACAAGGGCCCCGTCACGAAGTTAAGAAACTGGTTACAGAACTGGGAAGCAAGTAAACGTAACGGGTTCAAAAATCCGGGCCGCGATGGATCTGGTATCTTCCGAACGGCAATGCTTTCTGGTCCACCTGGTATTGGTAAAACCACAGCGGCTCATTTACTGTGTGAGGAGTTGGGCTACGATATCCTCGAAAAGAATGCTTCTGATGTACGTTCCAAGTCTCTTTTGAATGCAGGGGTGAAGAATGCCCTAGGTAACATGTCTGTGGTGGGCTATTTCAAGCAGAAGGACAATTATGAAGACATCAATGGTAAGAAATTTGTTGTTATTATGGACGAGGTGGATGGTATGAGTGGTGGTGATAGAGGTGGTGTTGGTCAACTGGCCCAATACTGTAGAAAGACTGACACGCCTATGATTTTGATCTGTAACGAGCGTAACCTGCCGAAGATGAGGCCATTCGATAGGACGTGTCTGGATATCCAGTTTAGGAGACCCGATGCTAACAGTATAAGGGCGAGATTGATGACAATCGCTGTAAGGGAGGGATTCCAATTAGACCCGACGATTATCGACAAGCTCGTGCAGTCGACCAGGGGTGACATCAGACAAATTATAAACCTGCTGTCCACGATTTCCAAGACCACGAAGAAGATCGGCCACGGTAATATCAACGAGATCACCAAATCCTGGGAAAAAAACGTTGCCCTAAAACCCTTCGACATCACGCATAAGATGCTGGATGGCCGTATCTACACTGAGCTGGGTTCCAGTTCTTTCACGCTTAACGATAAGATAGCGTTGTATTTTGATGATTTCGATTTTACGCCGTTGATGATCCAGGAGAACTACATCCATTGCAATCCTGGCAATTTACCCCCCGGTGTAACACCGTTGATGGCGGTCGCCAATGCGGCAGACAGCATATCGCAAGGTGATTTGGTGGAGAGGAAGATCCGCAGCACGGAGCAATTATGGTCGTTGCTACCGCTACATGCGGTAATGTCGTCTGTGCGCCCAGCATCTATGGTGGCAGGCCACATGTCTGGTCGGATCAACTTCACGAGTTGGTTGGGCCAGAACTCCAAGATGGGAAAATACTACCGGTTGTTACAAGAGTTGCAGTACCACACACGGTTGAGCACATCCGCGGACAAGACAGCTCTGCGTTTGTCTTACATGTcactgttgaagaacaggCTTCTCATGCCGTTGTTGAAGAGTGGTTCGGAGGGTGTCCCTACTGTAATTGACTTTATGGATTCTTACTATTTGACGAAGGAGGACTGGGATACGGTGATGGAGTTCATGATTGGTCCTGACCGGACGGATGTCGTCATCAAGAAGATCCCAACTGCTGTGAAGAGCGGATTTACGAGAAAGTACAACAGTATGACGCATCCCGTGGCGATCTACAAGACCGGTATGAGCATAGGCAGTGGTGCCGGTGCTGCGAGCGCCCCAGATTTTGAGGACATCGTGGATGCAGACACAGCGGCGACGCCTGctgaagaggacgaggacaaaGATCAGGAACAGGATCTGAAGAAGGATAAGCTGATCAAGCAGAAGGCGCGGCCCACAAAGAGGAAGACCGCCGCCGGCAAAGCGGGCACTAGTGCTCccaagaggaggaagaccAAGTGA
- the RUD3 gene encoding Rud3p (similar to Saccharomyces cerevisiae RUD3 (YOR216C); ancestral locus Anc_8.636), which translates to MGKNKKKGGKAVRHDAKPEEHNEQLIGKAEPAEDPNKEAETPGEIIDGEGQSENSSIPGEDDQDQEEEEKEEENNDEENTSTLEKEIARLKEEHAEQLRMKDTEMEKLRTERDAKESQYNTLLSRISSMKDVFQNLRDSKQELENVQEQLQEYESQNLRLKNKVSSTSKENEELRTTVTTLNKEYDSMESEYENLQKQVTSYERQIEKCEIKLEHATESHSDELNAYIKEIENLTLKIQKLTVALENSHQSISDLKSERQELAHDLATSESTLSNLKQTIADLEATLNTKEESLREDCKDRDLQIKAIRAQLDTALEEKTAQGEQISSLKSQISAMEEEVFLKEKFEKEVKDKTLQIGKLRHEAIILNDHLRKAMGMLKQSSESEMVDKELISNLLISFVSIPRADPKKFEVLQLLSNFLNWDDEKKQQAGLVGGTNSIQKADKNDKGSSMSKTQSFISMWTDFLEKESER; encoded by the coding sequence ATGGgaaagaacaaaaagaagggGGGTAAAGCGGTGCGGCACGATGCGAAACCCGAGGAGCACAATGAACAGCTCATAGGTAAAGCAGAGCCGGCAGAAGATCCTAACAAAGAGGCGGAGACCCCAGGGGAAATAATTGACGGAGAAGGTCAAAGTGAGAATTCTTCCATACCTGGGGAGGATGATCaggatcaagaagaagaagaaaaggaagaagaaaacaatgACGAAGAAAACACTTCAACACTAGAGAAAGAAATTGCTCGGTTGAAAGAAGAGCATGCCGAGCAATTGAGAATGaaagatacagaaatggaaaagCTGCGGACAGAGCGTGATGCAAAGGAATCCCAGTACAACACGCTCTTGAGCAGAATCTCTTCAATGAAAGATGTTTTCCAGAACTTAAGGGACTCGAAGCAAGAGCTAGAAAACGTACAAgaacagttgcaagagTACGAGTCTCAAAACCTGCGCTTGAAAAATAAAGTCTCGAGCACTTCGAAAGAAAACGAGGAACTGAGAACCACTGTTACCACTCTCAACAAAGAGTACGATAGCATGGAAAGTGAGTACGAAAATCTGCAAAAACAAGTGACCAGTTACGAAAGACAAATCGAGAAGTGTGAAATAAAATTAGAACATGCTACCGAATCTCATAGCGATGAATTGAATGCGTATATCAAGGAGATTGAGAACTTGACACTAAAGATTCAGAAATTGACCGTTGCGCTAGAGAACAGTCACCAGAGCATAtcagatttgaaaagtGAAAGGCAAGAGCTCGCCCATGATCTGGCCACTAGCGAGTCGACACTTTCAAACCTAAAACAAACAATTGCTGATCTGGAGGCTACTCTGAATACCAAGGAGGAATCACTGCGCGAGGACTGCAAAGATAGAGATTTACAAATTAAGGCAATAAGAGCACAGCTCGATACAGCACTGGAAGAGAAGACCGCCCAGGGGGAACAAATatcatctttgaaatcgCAAATATCTGCTatggaggaggaggttTTCCTGAaggaaaaatttgaaaaggaggTTAAGGATAAAACTTTACAGATAGGCAAATTGAGACACGAGGCAATTATCCTCAACGACCACTTGAGAAAGGCGATGGGTATGTTGAAACAATCAAGCGAGTCAGAGATGGTAGACAAGGAATTGATATCTAATCTTCTAATCTCATTCGTATCCATCCCCAGAGCTGACCCAAAGAAGTTCGAGGTGTTGCAACTGCTGTCAAATTTCTTGAATTGGGATGACgagaaaaaacaacagGCGGGCTTAGTGGGCGGCACCAACTCCATCCAAAAAGCCGATAAAAATGACAAAGGCTCTTCCATGTCCAAAACACAAAGTTTCATATCTATGTGGACGGACTTCTTAGAGAAGGAGAGCGAAAGGTAG
- the AIM41 gene encoding Aim41p (similar to Saccharomyces cerevisiae YOR215C; ancestral locus Anc_8.635) yields MFKRCIPLVSRGICAHLRYNSTVVDLTVAGLKTDLKQAMINKDDVRKTTIRGILSSIKNKTIDAKDHSIDEFGIFDLYSKMITQRVESIDSYTKNSRDDLAEREKQELQILQDYQNKLPVASQDEVNEKVLDVLKASRDDDSNLELKQVFGKFDWGKLPKQWRTSPNTIRSSIVSQYKTVFK; encoded by the coding sequence ATGTTCAAGAGGTGTATTCCACTGGTCAGTCGAGGCATTTGTGCCCATTTGCGGTATAACTCTACGGTGGTTGATTTAACAGTCGCCGGACTGAAGACAGATCTGAAGCAGGCGATGATAAATAAAGATGACGTGAGAAAGACGACTATTAGGGGAATACTCAGCTCCATCAAGAATAAAACGATAGATGCCAAGGACCATTCAATTGACGAGTTTGGGATCTTTGACTTGTATTCCAAGATGATCACGCAGCGTGTGGAGTCCATCGACAGTTACACCAAGAATTCAAGGGATGATCTTGCCGAAAGAGAGAAACAAGAATTGCAGATTTTGCAGGACTACCAGAACAAACTCCCTGTGGCCTCCCAGGATGAGGTAAATGAGAAAGTTCTTGACGTATTGAAAGCGTCGAGAGATGACGACAGTAACTTGGAGCTCAAACAGGTGTTTGGCAAATTCGACTGGGGCAAGTTACCTAAACAATGGAGGACGTCTCCGAATACAATCAGGAGTAGCATCGTCTCCCAATACAAAACTGTTTTCAAGTAG
- the KNAG0A03190 gene encoding uncharacterized protein (similar to Saccharomyces cerevisiae SPO19 (YPL130W) and YOR214C; ancestral locus Anc_8.634), translating into MWSLLLIPLVLFASMINAIAAKHMVTITLEEVEHPQDNNRRTVLKFDTRSLTPELTTLLATTNTLAFSNVPGEPEFENKLCKTPAREVGTHSSKEVKPAEVAQEDKPKEFYLGIGQYGTMWRRVGAGENGPVVYINNRSNRVAAVYTIHEMPKPNPIVEKWTVPVNLPKETSTGPAPPLGRPKATSSTREPYIRKPTSTRMRWAVPKPTGSRDRRKRAVPETYTIPRSPNVAQVERVSKFFALVYNFIVWMLLL; encoded by the coding sequence ATGTGGTCTCTTCTCCTGATCCCGCTCGTGTTATTTGCAAGTATGATCAATGCTATTGCCGCCAAGCATATGGTGACAATTACACTGGAGGAGGTGGAACACCCACAAGATAATAACAGACGTACAGTACTAAAATTCGACACTAGGTCACTGACCCCGGAATTGACCACTCTATTGGCCACCACCAATACACTCGCGTTTTCGAATGTGCCAGGTGAGCCTGAATTCGAGAATAAATTGTGCAAGACGCCCGCCAGGGAAGTCGGTACGCATTCCTCTAAAGAGGTTAAACCAGCTGAGGTCGCACAAGAGGATAAACCTAAAGAGTTTTATCTAGGAATTGGACAGTACGGTACGATGTGGCGGCGTGTGGGAGCAGGTGAAAACGGACCAGTTGTCTATATAAATAACAGAAGCAACAGGGTGGCAGCGGTGTACACAATACACGAAATGCCAAAACCGAATCCAATCGTCGAGAAATGGACTGTCCCGGTAAATCTCCCGAAAGAAACATCCACAGGACCGGCGCCACCGTTGGGACGTCCAAAGGCGACTTCCTCCACTAGGGAACCGTACATTCGGAAACCAACGAGCACGCGAATGCGATGGGCGGTTCCCAAGCCTACGGGTTCGAGGGACCGTCGTAAACGAGCGGTACCGGAAACATACACAATCCCAAGATCTCCGAACGTTGCACAAGTGGAGCGTGTATCAAAGTTCTTCGCACTCGTGTACAATTTTATCGTGTGGATGCTGTTACTCTAA
- the KNAG0A03200 gene encoding uncharacterized protein (similar to Saccharomyces cerevisiae TAF14 (YPL129W); ancestral locus Anc_8.633), which produces MREWSIEIVGLNSAGEEVPLTLVDKIVYHLHPTFVKPNRTFTEPPFTISEQGWGGFALNISLWLKDKGGERKVTHDLNFLKDEYQVDHVIQVPVNISKPSLLEELRKTGDDIPTDEELASSGAVNTKRKSVSAAADPTGTTGEPKAKKPKAAATPMVRGGVDVEMLAFGLTKMKDIDLVEIVHKITENVTSEMNVTNNVEDGELTLDLFSLPDSLLKDLWTYVNEHIEKQ; this is translated from the coding sequence ATGCGGGAGTGGTCCATTGAGATTGTCGGTTTGAACAGTGCAGGGGAAGAGGTCCCACTGACTTTGGTTGATAAGATTGTGTATCATTTGCACCCAACTTTTGTGAAACCGAACAGAACTTTTACAGAACCACCTTTCACAATATCAGAACAAGGGTGGGGTGGATTTGCCCTGAATATATCTCTTTGGCTGAAGGACAAGGGAGGGGAGAGGAAAGTGACGCACgatttgaatttcttgaaggatgaaTACCAAGTGGATCATGTCATCCAAGTCCCCGTGAACATAAGTAAACCGTCTCTCTTGGAAGAATTGAGGAAAACGGGCGATGATATCCCTACAGACGAGGAACTCGCCAGCAGCGGTGCTGTCAACACGAAGAGAAAGTCCGTGAGTGCGGCGGCAGACCCAACGGGGACTACAGGCGAACCTAAGGCGAAGAAACCAAAGGCAGCTGCCACACCCATGGTCAGAGGTGGAGTTGACGTGGAAATGCTGGCCTTCGGGCTCACCAAGATGAAGGACATTGACCTTGTCGAGATCGTACACAAAATCACAGAGAACGTCACGTCAGAGATGAATGTGACGAATAATGTCGAGGACGGAGAGTTGACTTTAGACCTGTTCAGCCTTCCAGACTCTTTGCTGAAGGATCTGTGGACTTATGTGAACGAACATATAGAGAAACAGTAG
- the SAS5 gene encoding Sas5p (similar to Saccharomyces cerevisiae SAS5 (YOR213C); ancestral locus Anc_8.632), with product MSSSQVTPSIEVTVRVKTQQVIVQEAPNEDALPLRRWQVQLCMLNANGLEVPLDIASSVTYTLHPSFETPVQKKVHAPFTIEEQGWGEFLMKITGKLLDSKVKFTITHDIVFSDPAYAVDYTVVIPTLYPLVKDKLALYFELPDPEAELAASTPKPNLPWDVILQEMDEDMVTELVQLILNDESVKNEVSRYNSDERVYISFGQFPIELIQKMVQYVERWKRGELTVGERQEEEDDDEEDIFGDNHAVFAKKKLKRGSKGKAKIHAKKTCKSKEQDKINGKIVEKVIE from the exons ATGTCCAGCAGCCAAGTA ACCCCTAGTATAGAAGTGACAGTGAGGGTTAAAACCCAACAGGTTATAGTACAAGAAGCTCCAAATGAGGACGCACTTCCGCTGCGGAGGTGGCAAGTTCAGTTATGCATGCTGAATGCTAATGGGCTTGAGGTGCCGCTCGATATCGCATCATCGGTAACGTATACACTACATCCGTCGTTTGAGACCCCGGTACAGAAGAAAGTGCACGCACCTTTCACAATAGAGGAACAAGGTTGGGGTGAGTTTCTGATGAAGATTACCGGGAAGTTGCTCGATAGTAAAGTCAAATTCACTATTACGCACGACATAGTGTTCTCTGATCCAGCGTATGCTGTAGATTACACCGTCGTAATACCAACACTCTACCCTCTTGTGAAAGACAAGCTGGCTCTGTATTTTGAGTTGCCAGATCCGGAAGCAGAACTAGCTGCCAGTACACCGAAACCGAACTTACCGTGGGATGTAATTTTACAAGAGATGGATGAAGATATGGTCACAGAGCTCGTACAATTAATATTGAACGATGAAAGCGTCAAGAATGAAGTTAGTAGATACAATAGTGACGAAAGGGTTTACATATCTTTCGGGCAATTTCCTATTGAACTTATACAAAAAATGGTCCAATACGTGGAGCGATGGAAGCGAGGAGAACTAACTGTAGGGGAAAggcaagaggaagaagatgatgatgaggaggacATTTTTGGGGATAATCACGCTGTCTTTgcgaaaaagaaactaaAGAGAGGTTCAAAGGGGAAGGCGAAAATACATGCAAAGAAGACGTGTAAGTCGAAAGAACAAGATAAAATAAATGGGAAAATTGTAGAAAAGGTTATAGAATAA
- the STE4 gene encoding G protein subunit beta (similar to Saccharomyces cerevisiae STE4 (YOR212W); ancestral locus Anc_8.631) has translation MTSRYNFTQSPPIQQDFYAEQQTAMLQDYQMVEDDIEQQITLARNDTKNLYTQIDKVKKKIQDSSLLEMTTRVPPLNKNSINLKATIDLKGHNNKIADFRWSRNSKNILSASQDGFMLLWDVATGLKQNAIPLTSQWVLSCALSPSGNLAASAGLDNNCTVYKISKENRIQQNVITIFKGHTGYISSIDFLDERQILSASGDMTCALWDIPKAKRIREYTDHLGDVLALALPHNDNANGKIFASCGSDGYLYIWDTRSPANAQSFFISSSDASSLQFFRDDNSIIAGSENGTISMFDLRSDCRLEEYALSSGLSKNLETPTYSAASMEYRKMIPESMAISSIPTGYLDSQGVVSLDFSSSGRLMYACYTDMGCLVWDLLKAEVVGKLEGHSNRVSGMRTSPDGLAVCTGSWDSTMKIWFPAYN, from the coding sequence ATGACCTCTCGCTACAATTTCACCCAGAGTCCCCCAATTCAACAAGATTTTTATGCGGAGCAACAGACAGCAATGTTGCAAGACTACCAAATGGTAGAAGATGATATCGAACAACAAATAACACTCGCTAGAAATGACACCAAAAACTTATACACACAAATAGATAAAGttaagaagaaaatacaaGATTCCAGCTTGTTAGAAATGACCACGCGAGTGCCACCATTAAACAAGAACTCAATAAATTTGAAGGCTACAATTGATTTAAAGGGCCATAATAACAAAATAGCAGACTTCCGGTGGAGCCGAAATTCGAAAAATATATTAAGTGCCTCGCAGGATGGCTTCATGCTACTGTGGGATGTGGCCACCGGATTAAAACAAAATGCTATACCTCTAACCTCCCAATGGGTATTATCGTGTGCCCTGTCCCCTTCTGGAAACCTTGCAGCCAGTGCTGGACTTGATAACAATTGCACGGTTTACAAAATCTCGAAGGAAAACAGAATACAACAGAACGTCATTACAATTTTTAAGGGACATACAGGATACATATCTAGCATCGATTTTTTAGATGAAAGGCAGATACTTTCGGCTAGTGGTGATATGACTTGTGCATTATGGGATATCCCCAAAGCAAAAAGGATAAGGGAATATACTGATCATTTGGGTGATGTCCTTGCCCTGGCCCTCCCCCACAACGACAATGCTAACGGAAAGATATTTGCTAGTTGTGGCTCAGATGGGTATCTTTACATTTGGGACACACGGTCTCCAGCAAACGCccaaagtttcttcatcaGCAGTAGTGACGCAAGttctttgcaattttttaGAGACGACAACTCGATCATAGCCGGGAGCGAAAATGGTACTATCAGCATGTTTGATTTGAGATCAGACTGCCGGTTAGAGGAATATGCATTATCTTCTGGGTTATCCAAGAATCTGGAGACGCCAACCTACTCTGCTGCCAGCATGGAATACAGGAAAATGATTCCTGAATCAATGGCAATTTCTTCCATTCCCACAGGGTATCTAGATAGTCAAGGTGTTGTGTCATTAGATTTTAGTAGTTCTGGGCGATTAATGTACGCTTGTTACACAGATATGGGATGTCTTGTGTGGGACTTGCTGAAAGCAGAGGTTGTGGGAAAGCTGGAAGGGCATTCCAATCGTGTATCAGGGATGAGAACAAGTCCAGACGGTCTTGCCGTTTGTACAGGTTCCTGGGATTCCACAATGAAGATTTGGTTTCCAGCGTACAATTAG